Within the Mobula birostris isolate sMobBir1 chromosome 31, sMobBir1.hap1, whole genome shotgun sequence genome, the region ATTACACATCTACATAGTAATTTTAAATGACTATattccaaatgaaacaatgttaaaCTCAAGTGGAATATGGGACACCTATTCCTAATTCCAAGTCTCCTGGTTATATTCAGCATGATAACATTGTGTTATAAAACTAATCATCGACATTTGCATTCAGCCTTCTCTATTGATGAAGGGCATTTGTTCAAATCATGGAGTATCTGGAGCAAACTGTATGGAAAatttactccaattaaaagtAATCCCTGTTCAATAGACTTTACGACTAGATTTCCTCATTATGCTAAACCACCAATGTTCATTGTGAAATAATGACTTTTGGCCTGACTACAAATCCAACCTTGGGCAAGTTAAAACATTAAACTTGAGCAAGAGATTCAAATTCAAAAGGAAGTGATGTCTTCACATTACAGCACTGTAGCCACAGAAACAGTGAATATTGGGAAATAAGATGAAAGTCTGGTAGTATATAACAAAAGCAAGCAGACAATATGAAAACTGACGTAGACTGAATTTGAGTTTACGAAAAGCTAGAGCAGCTGCCTCATGTAGTTCAGCAATCCTACTCTTCAGATCACAATGACAAGATCACCGAGGAGACGCGAATTTTCTGCGCAATTCAACTGCATCCACAATCCATGTTATCCTTTACAGGACGAAAGGATTGACCTAATGTCTCATATTTATAGCTTCCCTTTCTAAGAAAAACAGAATTTTACTTTTGACGTGAGTTTATTAGTATGACTGAATTACATTACATGagatttaaaatatttaattttatGTTCTTTATATTTCAACAACAGCTGTAAATTCAGGCTGTCAAAATGAACCCTCCATACCATACCTGGTGGGCTCTACATATCAGATCCAGATCATGTTTATGAAGGAACTTTGCAACTACTTCTGCCCCAAATGTAAATGAGACACCTCGATCATTTTCACCCCATCCCAATACATCTTTGTCTGGATCAGACCACAAAAGATCACAAAGAAGTCCTTGGTCAGGCACGTCAGTGGGTCGCATGATTCGTCTGATTTGTTCCATGGACTGAAGATCAGGTGACAAACCTGATTAAAACCACAAATAAAGTTGATCAGTACTCACATTTTATCCATCATTTAATACTAATATTCCATAAATGCACAATTTAAAAATATAGTTCTATTTCAGCATTTCAGATGTGGTATGCCCCAAATATCAAGCATTTACAAACTTTAGAAAAAAGATTAGTCAAAGAGGAAATGTGACCTTtgtacataaattatacataccaCCATGGCAACAAAATATCTTTTCATCCACAATGGCAGCTATTGGTAAGCAATTGAAACAGTCTGTGAAGGTCTTCCACAATTTAATATTGTACCTCCTTTTACCTTAAGGGGAAAAGTAATAGAATTAATTGATAACGTGGCTCTCAAAATAGGGGATTAGTATTATTTCTGAGGCCTCTTATTTGCATATTGGtaatttgaaaataaaaatattaaacgtGGCAGGGAAAGCTGAAGAAAATATCTGCTATAAATATTCAGGACAGCCAGCCtgtatagaaaaaaaaacagaaagttttcagtttaaattcctttcagAACCAAGATAGAAATCAAAGTTCCAAGGGCTACAGAGAAAACAAACACCCGTGATAGGTCAGAGACCAACAGAAACCCAGTTGGGTGGTACAGTAGCACAGCAATATTATTACAGAGCCAGTGATCTGGGTTtaaattccaccactgtctgtcaggagtttttaacccttctcccaatgactgtgtgggtttcctccaggtgctccggattCCAAAGAGGtacaggttagtgggttaattgatcaCACTGGTGTAACTGGTTGGCATGGctcattgagccagaagggcctacaaCATTGCTGTATAAAAAATTGACAGTGATGCTGACTAAGAACAGCAAAGTCTTGTTAACCATATACTGGAAAGGTATATGGAAGAATGAACAAAAcaatgctgtaaatctgaaataagttTGCTGGAGATGGGGAACTTACAACTTTCTTCTTCCATTCCCACCAGAGACCCAAACACACCTGTAACTCAAATGCACCCCTTTCAATTAGTTCGAGGGTACTGGAACCAAGCAAGCTAAATGGCCATTTTACAGAATAATTCAGTTTGCTATGCAAATGTGATATGGATCTTGTTGTtggtcactttaattctccattgtACCCTTTCTCTGCACTTCTGGTCACTAATTCTGAAGGATGCTCTTCTGACTTGGCATATTACTACCCTCAGGACAAACCAAATTCAAGAATTTCAGGAAAAAGCAATTTCAATGTCAtcagaacagtcaacatttcttcaCAGTGACAGCCCAAATTGCTAAACATTCCTAGCAATCTAAGCTTTTCAATTCAGATTGTACTGTATGCATTTGTAGTTTTTTGTTTGCTGAGGGGGAAAAAAGCACGTGTTGATAAGGGTAATGTAGCAAAATTTTGACTGCATTATTTGCTTAAAATAAAATGAGCCCAACAATCTAATATTCAAAaaccttctgaattctagttgTATGACAACTATCATGGAAAGTTTTACATTTATCCTTAAATATGGAATACATTTTAAAGCTTCAATCAAAAAGTCAAGGCAGCATCCAGCCAAATGGATCGCATTTTAAAAGATAGAAATTAGAATATTTAGTTTAACTTATTATGGCCTTGCTTAGCACAGCACCAATTTGGAATTTAAAAATTTCTAAGAAATAATTAACTTCATACAAAACGGGTCACCTTTGAACTGTGCCTTGAAGTATTATTCAAGTCACTGTTTATCAAATGACTGTCCCATGTACTATACACTACTTAAACACCCAGCAGCTTCATCTTCTAGAACTGTCCAAACAGGAGCACTAGAATCAAAATTAGTCAGTGAAATGCTTTTGATTATTTTGAGAAAACAACTAGGCCAGTTCCAATGTTCACTTTTGACATGAGAATGAAGGTATCCAATGGTGTGGTGAATGTCCCGGTACCAATGTAGAGTCTAATTTATTTACCCAAGTAATGATGGTAAAATGTTGGCATTCAATTTGATACGACCAGTAGCCAAACCACAGATGGTCATGTTTTGCCATGTACTTAAGTGATTTCTTCAATTGTTTCCAAATATATTACAATTGAAACCAATGCTAAGCAGATTCATCTCAGTTTTTGCAAAAGTAGATTAGAGAAGTTTGCTTACATTCATCATAAAATCCATAAATTCTGTTTATACTGGCACATTCATGGTTTCCACGCAGAAGGAAAAAATTTTCTGGATATTTAATTTTATAAGCCAACAGAAGACAGATAGTTTCCAATGACTGCTTCCCCCTGTCCACATAATCACCAAGAAACAGGTAATTGCtctctggtgggaagccaccataTTCAAACAGTCGAAGCAAATCATAATATTGGCCATGAATATCACCtgggaaaagaaaaaagaaaagttagagagaaataaaaaaaaatcacagtgaaGTGCAGACTAGATGACCTAGTTAACAAATAGACCATTCTATCTAAGAGTGGTGttggagggaggatgagaggaagaAATGGAGGGCAATTTTGTAGATGGTCTTACTGCAACATACAATTAAGAGCTAATAAGCACAAACACAATAATGGTGTAACATACATCAAGAACAAACCATAAAAACCACCATTTCCTGAATCTGCATTATGGACTGAATTGTTGAAAACTTGCAATAATATAGTACAATCAACATATCCGAAGTTGAATATGCTTTTTCCCCCCCATATAGCTGAAGAAAATGTATTGATAAGGCTGTTTACTAGAAATGGAAAGTTAAATTCCTATAGATTTCTAAGTAGACAACAAAATCACATGCAGCGTAACAGGTGACAGAATCACAAAAGGCACATTTCAATCCCAAACAGATCTGATAAGATAATTAAGAGTTTACCCATGCTCCAAATGAAAATAAAGGTTAAGCTTCTCACCATCTTCAAATAACTCAATTGTGCAAACAGACAGGTTAATTGTACTTGTTATTTTAAAGTTACATGCAAATGCCTCATCTAAAAATAAGCCAAAATGTAATAAAGCATGATACTAAACAAGCAACTTTGGCTCTAATCAGGGCACATACCATAATCATAACAGCAGTACTAAGTTACAAATTTCATTGTTAATTGTTTGCTTCTAAGTGCATTCAAATATGATTTCACAGATAAAAGGCCAATTTTCGAGCATAAATTATAAAGGTTACATTTGGACATCTTAAGAAAAATGCTTAAACCCAAGTAAAAGGCATGAAGCTTCTTACCACAAATTTTTAATGGAGCCTCGAGTTCtaggagaataggttgactgaGGAAGATTTCACGTGATTTGAGACACAAGCCTCTGATCTCATTCTCCTGCAGCTGCACATTCTTTCCAGGTTTTGAACCTCGCACTAAATTGTGGAAGAAAATTAGTCAATTAACTACTGGTATGCATTTGTGATTTTGTCACACAAGCTCTAAAACACATTTTGTTTGAATGGCTCTGCCAGTTTGCTGCCCCCACTACATATACCAAGATAGCAGCAGTTCCTGAAAACATTGCAACACCAAAGACAGCTATGCAACTATACGTCCTCTACCAGTGGACAGATAATTGCTGAAAATTATTCCTGTTGAACTCCACAGAAAACAAAAATCCAAAACATGAAAAGTATTCACTTATGCTGATATGCAATTCAAATGCCCAGCAGTTATGGGTTCAATTTACCATTACCCATTAGCAGTAGAACTGAAGTAAAATAACTTAATCAGGTCTATATCACAACCATCCAGCATTTTCAGCCAGGttgacccggctggtggcatagtggcatcagcgccggacttcgggatgaaaggtcccgagttcgaatccagccagtgcccctgcacgctttccatccgtgctgggttacgagctggtgatctctttggaaactcacccagcagaaggcaatggcaaaccactgctgtaactggTCTCGTACGTGgtttccccactacgtcagagggggaaatcgtctgctaaccggagaaactctggatgcgacATACCTTTCATTTCCTAAAACCAACTTACTCTTGTTTAATTTTACAGAAAAAAAGCTACAAACATTGAAATTTTCCATTTTTCCTATGCACAATAAAATCATGTATTTACTGTCAGTAAGATTCTCCAAGACAAAATTTCACTTAATAAAATTCAAGACAGCACTGTCATACTGGAAGTGGGGCTGTCAAGAGGGCGTTAAACAGCgaatcctttgcttgcatcttcggaaacagctctatttctttGACATCTTTCTTTTTCCCCTTTTCAATGTttttttgaagaccttgacctggagtcACAGGCTGagttcagttctttgcaggaatgggacctgctctcagggcctcacgaccgactgcgttttgatatcccaaggacgcggcctgggaGGTGAGCATGCCTTCATGGtttggattttcatggctctggggacTTGCTGATTCcaggccggtgcccctgactgaagcattgtgggagaacacagaacatcgggaGCAGTGGGTTAGTTGCCAGGGTTGTGTGTCTGGAGAGCTGTGCCTTTTTGGTGCTGACTCTCTGGATGCAGAGCTCAGAAAAGGTGAAgcagcagacttttaacatcgtaaatcagtgagcTTCTTGTTAGGTCTCCCCTCTCGCtatgaaacagggacacctctttctcccttattagggagagagaacctgtggtatgtcaaatgacCGGGTGAGCGAGTAGATTTTGGGGCACTGCAAGtccgtgtctttattgatgcttgagtgcttggtgaagggtgctgatgcttttttgcttgtggggaggcggggggggggggggaaaagagGGTCGCTACattttaactgttattcattctttggggcactgttttcatggatgtttgcaaagaaaaagaatttcaggatgtatattgtatacatttctctgacattaaatgtacctattgaaacctacatGTATTACCTACATTTTAAATGCAGGTATACAAGGCCAAGTTTGTTAAGATCCATTTGCACACAGAAAAAGGTGGATAATTCAACTCAAGGATGACAATCAAGGTGAGTGAATAATGATCCATTATAGGTATACACTTATGAAAGCTTCATACACTTTTTTTATAACATTAGCAAATGACCCACTATGTCTATGATATCTTCTAGAAAAACCCAATTCCAAATTTAGTGCTCTAATTTATTCCTTCACAGGCCAATTTATACCATCTTCATCCCCATTGCCCTAGATTCTCTCACCAGCTACCACAAGGGATAATTTAGTTTGGGGTataccatttaacctactaagcACTATGTAGTTGGGATATAGAAGCAATCCCAGAGGATCCCCACACTGGACCAGACTTCAGATTCAAACCTGGGCTGATGGAACCAAGTCAGGGAATGCTCCCCTGTGTGTAATGCCTCTTACATTAATAAACATCAAAATTTGGCCTGGTATAAATGCTACAATCACTCAGGAAATGAAAGCTGTAAACAAAAAAACACCCGCGAATAGAAGAAACTCACATGGAAACCTAACAATTGTGCTTGTTTCCAAAATTCTTCCAATATGGGTACAAAGTCATTAATTGGGGAAAGACCTCAATATCGATCACCAGCAGTCACAAAAGCATCAAAAATGAGTTGATCAAATCCCAAAAGATAGTTGCTAGAATAAATGTAAAGCAGGCCGCAGTAAACCAAAACAATTGCCCATGCATTGCCCCATGACACCATTATAGAAATTCCTTTTCTTTGAGAAGCCATGTGTGCATCACTACCATCACTAAATTGAACAGACCACAGTTTGCAATGGAGGTGGAAAATTAAACAAGCAAATACAAGTTAACTGAGGCAGCTGTTTGTTTGGGACAACTCCTAAAAAGAAAAACTAACTGAAGAAATAGCCGTGATTTCCTTCGCTTATTTTGGACATTATGCCACTtgtttgggacaggagactgttgtcaGTTTCCAACTAGCATTGGTGGCGTACACTTGTGGCCATTAGTCACTACACCGTGGCTAGAGTGAACAGAAGTGTCAGTTGCTTATGTGTATTCAAAGAGTGGTGAtttttgacattggtggttggctAGAAATAAGCAGCAACACAATTTAGaagtgttttgctcactgcagtttcaagcattcaggcttggagatgccagatatgactgggagtgaaaatgaaatgatttcactacttccagtttggaactatgaagaattaagATACAATCATCTTGTTcattacaataaaaaaaaatgaaaatatggAGCATGTAATTGCAAAGcattatgaaggcagtccattatctacaccagGTATCTGTACTTAtttttacagtcaaaagaacacgtCAGTACATGGGATGAATTCCTGCCTAATTGAGAATTAGTTTTGTACTTCTGTAGTAgcaatagtgttctaatttgttctgtatttcattcaaatacgcaatttgttactcagttaaatgataaTTTTTCTTCACTATACCCTTTTAACTATTTTTATGAAATTTCAgcaaattggggcagctgcttatgtgggccaaaatgtactggtccccgTATGTCCCAATTTACCAGAATCCACTACATTTTCCAGGCCAATATTTGTTCATCTTTCACAACCCTCATGAAGGTGGCGGCACACCACAGCCTTTTAGTACTGCATGGTGAAGGTACTCCCAGATTGAAACCCAGTGAGGAAGGATCAAGAATACATTATTGTGTACGATGAAGGAGAACCTACAGGGAAATTTATTATGGCAGGAAATTTCTGAAGCAGCTGAGGATGGTTCAGTCTAGGGTACTGCCCCAAGGATTGATGCAACATGACTACAAATACTCAATCGTTTTAGAGCTCACACGCTGGAAATCATTGAGAATAGCACAATTCTGGAGCCTCCTCCAACCCCCATTAGATGTTTAATTACCCACCAGATGCAGAAATGTTGAAATGTTTCAAGTTGATCTGCTGGTTTCAGGATTGCTAAAAAGCCAATTACACACTGTTTAGCATACATGTTGACTATATTGCATTCCACTAGTCTAGCACCTGATTGTCATTCAAGCCAGTGGAATATGCCTGGTTATGTAATTATAGCTAAAATACATTTCTAGAGCTGATAGTTTACTATGCCTTGAGCATGCCCAGTTCTCGACTCCGAGATCTTGTTAATTTCTCCCTATTTAACACATTTGCTGTGCCACAGTGGTGAAGTTTTTCCTTAACCAGATCCATTGTGGACATACATCAACGTCAACACAGACACAGGCAAGTTTTTGCCAGTCTTTGGCAGATTTACAAGGGCAAGCAGGTTCACTCACTACCTGCCAGAGTGCACAAGAAATATTGAATGGATGTGAAAAAATACAAGACCAGATAAAGTAGGAAAATCCAATTCAGCTAACTGCAAAGCTATCTGTGTACTCTTAATTAATGGATGATGTCAACAGTG harbors:
- the ppp1cc gene encoding serine/threonine-protein phosphatase PP1-gamma catalytic subunit A is translated as MADVDKLNIDSIIQRLLEVRGSKPGKNVQLQENEIRGLCLKSREIFLSQPILLELEAPLKICGDIHGQYYDLLRLFEYGGFPPESNYLFLGDYVDRGKQSLETICLLLAYKIKYPENFFLLRGNHECASINRIYGFYDECKRRYNIKLWKTFTDCFNCLPIAAIVDEKIFCCHGGLSPDLQSMEQIRRIMRPTDVPDQGLLCDLLWSDPDKDVLGWGENDRGVSFTFGAEVVAKFLHKHDLDLICRAHQVVEDGYEFFAKRQLVTLFSAPNYCGEFDNAGAMMSVDETLMCSFQILKPAEKKKPNTSRPVTPPRSMITKQAKK